In the Methanosphaera stadtmanae DSM 3091 genome, TTATTTTCTCCTGCATGCATTCCAATATCAATCATATCTGCACCAGAATCAATATAATACTGGGCTTTTTCTAGTAATTTTTTTTCTGTTAATGTAGGTGCATTGGCTATTTCGCCAAGTACTCTCATTGGAAAATCAAGACCAAGTGGGCAGTTATTTATAAGAATATTAGAATCTTTTTCTAGTAATTTTTCTATTTTCTCTTTATCAGCTGAATAATTGTTAATAATATCCATGGCATTTTCATACTGCTTGTTTCTAATTAGTATATTTGCAGGTTTTGATGTGGATAATGTGATGTTATCTAGTATGTCTAATGTAAGAGTAATGTCTGCTGCATTTGTTGGACCTTTGTATGAGGGTATGTTTAGTTGTTTTTGAATTTCAGCACTACTTTGTTGCATAAGACCAGGTGTAATTATCATGTCAATGTTATCAATAGGTGTGGTTTTATTAGAATTTATTGATTTGAGTATATTTTGTTGTTTTAAATGATATACTATAAGTTTGGGTGTTATAAATGCTGCAATAGGCATGGGCATGACTTTTAGATATAATTCATGTTTATCATAACATGATAGATTTTTTCGGATTATATTCTCTGCAAGAAGTCCAGTTATTATTAAAATCTTCATTTTTTCACACCCTTATTATATCAATTTTTTTTAATTATAATTAAATATAATTCATAGTATTTATATATACTATTATTATATTGATGAATTTATCATTATAAATTACCACAATTATAAATATAATAAAAAATATAATGATTTAACATGATTAATTATAGTGTAGATATTTGAAAAAATTCTATTTATAAAAAAATACATTTATCTAAACATAACTATTTTTATTCACAATATAATATTATGAGATGAATTGGAGGATATTCTCAATGATTGAAATAAGATTTCATGGAAGAGGGGGCCAAGGAGCTGTAACTGCAGCTGAAATTTTAGCTAAAGCAGTTTTTGAGGAAGGTAAATATACTCAAGCTTTCCCTTCATTTGGTGTAGAAAGAAGAGGAGCACCAGTAACAGCATTCGCTAGAATTAGTGATAAACCAATAAGAAGACGATATCAAATATACTCACCTAAATATGTGGTAGTATTGGATGATACCTTAGTAAATGTGGTAGATGTAACATCAGGAATATTGGATGATGGTTCAATATTACTTAACTCAACAAATAATGATTTATCAGTATTTGAAGAAAAAAATATTGATGCAAGTGTCGTTGATGCTACAGGAGTGGCATTAGATATTATTGGAAGAAATATTGTAAATACAACAATGTTAGGTTTCTTAGCAGCTAAAACTGGAGTAGTGTCTCTAGATTCCTTATTAAAAACAATAGATGATACATTTAAAGGAAAAGTAGCTAGTGTAAACAAAGAAGCTACAGAATTTATTTACAATAAATATGCAAATGAATAAGGAATAGGTGAAAATATGGTAGCAAAAGGAGCAGTTGTTAAAGAACCTGGAAGTACTAGAAAAAATAAAACTGGTAGTTGGAGGACATTTAAACCTGTTGCAGATAAAGATAAATGTATAAGCTGTGGTCTTTGTTATTTATTCTGTCCAGATGGTTGTATTTCAGTAGAATTTAATCATGATTATGACTATTGTAAAGGTTGTGGAATATGTGCAGAGGAATGTCCAGTTGACGCAATTAAAATGGTGAGGGAATAAATATGGT is a window encoding:
- a CDS encoding pyruvate ferredoxin oxidoreductase subunit gamma, whose product is MIEIRFHGRGGQGAVTAAEILAKAVFEEGKYTQAFPSFGVERRGAPVTAFARISDKPIRRRYQIYSPKYVVVLDDTLVNVVDVTSGILDDGSILLNSTNNDLSVFEEKNIDASVVDATGVALDIIGRNIVNTTMLGFLAAKTGVVSLDSLLKTIDDTFKGKVASVNKEATEFIYNKYANE
- the porD gene encoding pyruvate synthase subunit PorD; its protein translation is MVAKGAVVKEPGSTRKNKTGSWRTFKPVADKDKCISCGLCYLFCPDGCISVEFNHDYDYCKGCGICAEECPVDAIKMVRE